The stretch of DNA agCGCCAAGCGCTAGAGACACGCCGAGTGAAGTCTagacagaggggggagcctgaggaagagtcccccgATGAATACGACGGCGGCGATGGCGACGACAACaatgacgactccgaggggatggcatcCCGTCTTGACAGGATCCTCGAGCGTCCGCCTCAGACCGACGTCGACGCCTCGCGGACGGGAGCCCCAAAGGGGGGGCCAAGCGGGTCTCGCGACAGTCAACAGAGGGAGTCATCCCCACGCCGCTCCCGCGCCGATACTCCCCTAGAGCCTACGCCAAGCCGGGCTGTCCCTCACCCCCAATCTCCTCCCGCGTCTAAGGCGGGCCACCGGGTTAAGTCCCTGGCGACGGGGCCGctgactcgtggtcgcgccgtGGCCTCGAGTAAGGGGGAAACGGATCGCGGGAGCACCAATCCAGGCGCTGGCCAGGCGGGAGACGCTGAGCCGAGACTGGCGCCCGCTCGCGAGGGGCCCGGAGcttcgacgcggggtggctcgaggcccgccggTCGGGGGACCAGTAGGCGGGTCgctcttcctgtggggtaagatcTTCGACGTCATGATTCTTACCTTTCGGTATCTTTGCATTTTCTTGGGCCGTGGTCTTTATTTATGCTCGTTCTTCTTTCCTCAGGTGGAAGCGGATGCTCGaacaggcccagccctcgatggccaagaggcttaaagtgggagcggcctccaaagaCTCAGGTTAGCGGTTCACTCCCGATATCGCGTTAGTTTTATGTCAATTATCATAGCGACTGACTTTTTGCCCTTGAGTGCttacaggctcctccgatcCCCGGCCATCGACTGGTGTCGAGGGCGCTCCGCCCCGTCCATTGTTGGGGGAGTCCAGTCCACCGTCGCCGAAACGGGTCGAGGCGCCTCGTTCccaagagcaggagggagcccccgagcctccccgatctggggtcgagggggatcctatcacaATAAGTGACGGGTCCGGTGGCGACGGGCCTTCGAAGGACGTCCGCcccatggacgaggaggtcgaggcctcTCCCATCGCGAAGCGGACGCTCCACTCTGTCGAGGAGTagaggaagaaggaagaggaggagcgcGAGCAGGAGACGCGGCAACAGCTGTAGGAGGGGCAGCAGCAGTCGCAGCAGGAAGAAAGAGAGGAAGGGCGGCAGCTAGAAGGTCCCCAGCTCGAGGAGCTACTGGAGCAGGACCGGCAACAGGAGCTGCAGCAGCAGAGGAGCCAGTAGTTAGAGGAACTGCTCGAGCCACCACCTCACAGTCTGCCCTAGCCAGTGCCGCCAATGCCGCAAGAGCCTGAAGCCGGGGAGGAGGGTCTGCCGGTTTATGGTCCGCCGACCCCGGTGTGGCTCCGTCCGGGAGCGCCCGCTTCCATCCCAGCTGAGTCAGGGCGAGCGGACAGCGTGGTGGCGCTTGcttgtatgatgcgcaccccggtCGACCCTCAGTCAGAGATAAGGGGTACAATctatggcatggacgggatTGCTCCAGGATTCCTTCGAgagcgtcggtcgtgggaggaccgcattcCCGCCGAGGAAGACGAAGCCGGGACGTCAGGCGGCGGCGGTGCCAGCGAGACTAGGACCTATAAGACGGTGGAtgatgacgggcggttcccctcccttaTCGACCTGTTTCTACGCCatggggggtcgctcgagaccgtcgaaGACCTCATCCGGGGCGTTAAGGCGCGCGCGGATCAAGAGATGGAAAACTGGTGCCCTGACCGGATCCGcattcgggcctccaccgacgcatccgagcctaacatctttttGGATGATCAGAAGGAGGCCAAAAAGTGGGAacatctcgaggagcttcgcctctggatgaagcatgtggtggggctcctgtccgacGTCGTCAAAAACGGGCTCAGACCGGCTTACTTTGTGAGTATTTTTGGGTCTTAGCTTATCATAGGAcgttttggttttgtgttcttacTGTTCCACTGCTggctcgcaggacctgaaagagacctccagCATAAAGTCGAGCTTTATCCATGCGaggagaggcggctgggagcaactccctaTCCTCAAGGACCagctcctggagtcgcaggagaagctcctcaaggcctataaggagcttttggcgctcgagaaggagaagaaggagagggaggccgccctggctgaggctcgggaggcctcgaggaaggcaGTGGAAGAGGCCGCGCTGCTGAGGGGGCGGACCATgatggtcgaggaggctgcgtccaaggcccgggaAGAGGCCTTGTCTTACAAGAATGCGGCCGCTAAcctagacaaggagaagggcctcctcaggACTGACCTTGCCTCCCTTCGAGaatccttccaaaagatgaaggtggagtgcgtgaatGGCGAGATTGCCCGGAGTGCCGCGGAGGAGGTCAAGAAGAAGGCTCTTGAGGATCTCGAGGTAGAGTGGACTCGATCtcgcagcctctctgacgacgtcgaccgtctgaagagagcgctgCTGGAGAAAGATGGAGCTATCGCGTAGgcaggcaaggcgatcgaggatctgcggGTCGCCAACACTGACCTGGTCCGCTCTCACAGggggatcgagagggccaacactgaCCTAGTTGGCGTGaatacggctctggaggagaaaATCCGTGGTATGTTTCTACCATCGTGTTTCCGTCTCAGGGTGTGCTTTGTGTTATCTAACTTCTCTATGTTGGTCTTTGTAGGTCTTAAAGACGAGCTGCTAGCtgctcaagtcgaggcccgcaccaccaaggctcagctcgagggggaggttgctttgaacggtcggctgcgaaccgcgataagcgatctctcggcctcctaggagctcgagcctgtggaCAAGTctagggaggaggctcgaggcgacgcattgGTCGATTAGCTATGCTATCTAGGTGCtacgctgagggaccgggtgcAGGACGCCCTTCATACCGGGGTGAAGCGAGCGATGGCAGTTGTCTACTCGGGTTTCTCctatgatatggaggtggtgtcccatggcttcgtcatcgacatctccaagaccaacgcagagaacgaggagaggctccacgccttgatcgacgacgcggaggctcatggggaaaggctggcgaaGTTATTCGAGCTGGAAGTACTTCTtcccgagactagctcgggcgcggatgacggtggtgagggccgagacacAGACTGAAGCCTGCGAGCCTACTCTGGgtgctgaggccccttgtacagtaCTTTATTATTCTGTCTTAAGTGATACTGTGTTTTAAGTGGGTTATAAGGTTTGTGAATATTTGCTTATTCCTATGTTCGAATcctcttttgtttcctttctACTTATGCGTGTATTCCTCGCTTGGTCTTTTGTTAAGGCGACCTCGATTGCTTCGGGGGTGAGGGAGCGAGTAGAGTCACCATAgctcgggggcgtaggagttctcaggctcatcGTCTcttggcccttaaggggctcgaggtgcttcTACTACTCGACCGTGTGAGGTTTATCGGTAGGAAAGGAAAAATTACTTGATTTTTTAGACATTTGGGGGGGGTCcccccttgctagcccccgagggggtatcgactatgatgggtcatagttggtactcccttctaacgtcaaGATTTTGAAAATGTAAATTGCTCGAGGAAAGATCTTATCCATTCAtaaggccttggtacagaatgtacatgggaacataaagcttcgaaattctaggggtagaatcgacgtagctgttcgatgttccacgcgttagtgaagaccgcccctttgtcgtccgcgagcttgtatgtccctggcttcaagacctcggctaccacgtaTGGGCTCTCCcagggcggagtcagcttgtggcgtccttggttgctttgccgccacCGTAGGACGAGATCGCCCATGTTCAGATCCCTTTTTCGcatgtgcttgtcgtggtagcatcggagcttctgctggtatctggcggagttgaggagtgccatgtctcgagcttcctcgagctggtcgaccgcattctctcgagtctccttatttgactgctcgttgtaggctttgagtcgaggggacccgtaCTCAAGGTCTGTCGGGAGCACAGCCTCAGAgctgtagaccatgaagaacggggtgtatttcgtggccctgcttggcgtcgtccttaagctccataggaccgaagagagctcttcgacccatttcttgccgaatttcttcaagcggttgtagatcctcagtttgagcccctgcaaaatcatgccgttggcaagctcgacctggccgttagttcgagggtgggctactgcagaccagttcgcacggatgtgatgccgatcgcagaagtctaagaaccttttgccggtgaactgagtgccgttgtcggtgatgatgacgttgggaatcccaaaccggtggatgatgtcggtgaagaaaaagacggcctgctcggagcagatgtttgtgatgggtcgagcctcgatccatttggagaatttgtcgatggccaccaacaaatgggtgtatccccctgctgccttttgtagaggccctactaggtCGAGTCCCCACACCCCGAACGGCCacgtaatggggatcatctggagagcgtggatgggaagatgcgtctgcttggcgtagaattgacacccatggcatgagcgcacgagctcgataGCATCAGCTACggtcgttggccagtagaagccttgtcggaaagcgttccttacgagggtccgtggagctgcgtggtggccacaagcccccgagtgtagatcctcgaggagctttcggccttcctctatggtgatgcaacgctgcaagattcCAGTCGGGCTTCGTCagtatagctcattgccttcgccgtagattacgtatgacttggcccgtcgagcaatacggcgggcctcagatcgacTTCTGGTAGCTCACAACGAATCAGGTAGTCAAGGAACGGCGTACGCCAattgaacggtcgaccgggtcgctgtTCTGCCTCCATTACCTCTGCTGCCGCTAGCAGCGCCTCGATGGTGTCGGTTTGTTGGGAGGCGGTGGTTTCGActccagcccccgagcccaagtcgatggATGGCTCGTGCAGATCTCTTGAGAATGCGTCGGGCGGGACCGTGCTTCGAGTCgaggcgatcttggcgagttcatcggctgcctcgttgtagcgtcaggcgatgtggacgagctcgaggccatggaacttgtcctcgagccgtcgtacctccttgcagtatgcttccatttttgggtcatggctgTTGGAGGCTTTCatcacctggtcgatgacgagttgggagtcgcctcgaacgtcgaggtgtcggactcctagctcgatggcgatcttcagaccgttgacaagggcctcgtactctgcgaTGTTGTTGGATGTAGCAAAGTGtattctgatgacatacctcatgtggacgccaagGGGTGAGACGAAcagcaggcccgccccagctcctgtcttcatgagagacccgtcgaaatacattgtctatAGTTCCGCTTGAActtgagccggggggagctgggagtccgtccactccgcgacgaaatccaccagagcttgagacttgatggctttgcggggcgcataagtgagggtctcactcatgagctcgatcgACCATTTGGCAATTCTCCCtgtggcctcccgactttggatgatctcacccaaggggaaggatgagaccaccgtgatagggtggccgaggaagtagtgttgcagcttgcgtcgggcgaggatcaccACTTAGATTAGCTTCTAGATCTGCGGGTAccgtgccttggtctctgagagtacctcgctaacgaagtagaccggcctctggactggcaccgcatgcccctcctcctgcctctcgaccaccactgccgcactgacgacctgggtcatcGAGGCAACgtatagaagcagaggttctgcgggttgaggcgggaccaggaccggggtagaggtcagtgttttcttcaagttatcgagggcttcctcggcctcgggggtccaagagaaacgctcggcttttttcaagagccgatacagtggcaatgccttttctcccaacctcgagataaaacgacttAGCACCGCCAAACATCCCGTGACCTTTTGCACTCCCTTGACATCTCGGATCAgccccattctcgtgacggccaagactttctcgggattggcctcgatgccgcattgggagactatgtatccCACGAGCATGCCTTGGGGGACACCAAAGACGCACTTCTcgaggttgagcttgatcttgttggcgcgtaagcaactgaaagcgatctcgaggtcctgaatcaggtctccttgttgctttgacttgacgatgatgtcgtcgacgtatgtCTTGACTgttgaccctatatgtttgccaaacatgtggagcatgcagcgctggtatgtggctcccgtgtttcgaagcccgaacggcatggttacataacaatacatcccaaaaggcatgatgaaagatgtcgcgagctggtcggactccttcatttttatttgatggtaactagaatatgcatcaaggaaagaaagggtttcacatcccacagtggaatcaacaatttgatcgatacgtggtaatggaaaaggaacttttgtacatgctttatttaaacttgtataatcgacgcatatcctcattttcccaatctttttcttaactaatagagggtttgctaaccagtcgggatggtgaacctccttgatgaatccggccgtcaaaagcttgtggatctcctcaccaatgatcttgcatttctcctcgtcgaagcgatgcaaccgttgtttcactggcttggaaccagctcgaatttccaaggagtgctcggcgacttccctcggtatgcctggcatatctgagggactccatgcaaacatgtcggcgtttgcacggagaaagtcgacgagcacggcttcctatttggggtcgaggtcagcgctgatcgtcagcaccttgctgtcggagttgttggggtcgagtgggatcttcttcgttccttctgccggctcgaagctgcctgcgtggcgcttgggctctggagcttcTGCGGCCAGGGCTTCGAGCTTCGAAGCGAGCTCTGCAGAGCTCTCGACcgcttccccatactcgacgcactcgacgttgcattcgtacgcgtgctcgtaggaggagctgatggtgatgacgctcttgggtccgggcatcttcagctttaggtaggtgtagttggggatggccataaacttggcgtagcccgggcgcccgatgatagcctggtacgtgcctcgaaatcccaccacctcaaaggtgagggtctcctttctgaaattggccgccgtgccgaaacaGACCagcaggtcgattcgacctaccggcagcgccttctttcctggcacgacaccatggaatccgccggcgcttggttggagctgcgccctattgatgccgagaaggtcgagggtctcagggtagatgatgttcaggctgctgtcgccgtccatcagcaccttcgagagtctattgttgacgatgatggggtcgacgacgagcgggtagacgccaggggcgactaccttgtcggggtggtcgtctcgattgaaggtgatgggggtgttggaccagttgaggtactggggcaccgccatccttgccacaaagacctcacggcgctccCTCTTGCATTGTCGTGCGGTTAGCTACGTCGAGggtccgccatagatcatgtagcagtcgtggacggctgggaaaccttcgtcgtctttgtcatcccccttgtcgccgttcttctctttcttctggtcGTCCTTCCTGAACCCCAGGCCGTCGAAGTGCTTCTTCAGCATACGACAATCCTCGAGgttgtggtttgcccctcccttgtggtaagggcaaggctcctttagcattttgtcgaagatagccccctctgggggtcctcgaggcctcttgcgctccatggcggcgacgagatcatCGTCAAGGGCTTCCTGCTGGAACGTCCGtgctttcttctttttcttgttcttctttggtcctcgactggggccctcatcatcatcggcgGGCGACTTGCCTTTATCTCCTTCgttgctgaagaaggcgccgaccacttcttcccctgcagcgtagtttgccactacgtccatcagctcgtcgacggtctgaggacgattccggcctaactcccgcaccagatctcgactggtggtgcctgagacgaaggccaggatgacgtcgtggtctgggatgtgcggcagctcggtgcgctgcttcgagaagcgtcgagcatactctcggagagtttctcctgacttctgcttgcacttgctgaggtcccacgagttgtcgggccgtatgtaggttcccttgaagttaccctcgaataccctgaccaaatcgacccaatcgtggatctgattggccaggagctcctcgagccatctgcaggcggtgtcggagagaaaaagtggaagctgtcggatgatggctcgatcatccccttgtgcgcctcccagctgacaggctAGCCAGAAGTCTGCCAACCATAGCTCGGGCTTGGTCTCGCCGTTATATttagcgatgctggtcgggggtcgaaacaggctgggcagcggcgtgctgcggattgctctgctgaacacccgagggcccggtggttctggggccatccggtcctcgtcgctgtcgtatctcccgccgcggtgggcgctgtaaccgcgttcttctgcatccccatatcgacgatgatggttctcgtcgatgtcgcgtcgtgcgtcaTGTCGTCGTTTGTTGTCGACGGGATGGTGGAGGACGAGCActgtctttttccctcgagggggcggctgctgatggaccgacacctccttttcgttctaGGCTGGCTCATCATGCTTTTCtgtggctgctcctcgacgtcgagaggccgagctctcggcctgctgaactgccgccacttggagcagagtctgcacctcgtctcgaatgcgtcgtgcTTGAGAGTTCGACGGTTCGGGCATATTGCGTAGCAGCATCGTTGCCGCCACAACGTTCTGGCCCACTCGAGGGAAACGATTGATGGGCTGCTCAGGTTCcccgtctccgacgatctgccggtgtacctctcgagcccgtctgcggacacttccgccaggtggGTATGgctggtcctgctcgaggatctgttcaagcaggacaaggcgctcgcgatcttcgtcaagctttgctttgagctctcgtagctacgCGAGTTGTGTGGCtttgtcttcttgtggaggggggtcgacctgaccgtCATTCCCAGGTGTCCCGGGGTCCTCCCTTgccgcaggggctcgaccgcatGTAACGGCGtcctgtgtctcgtcggtggtttccaccgccccgtcgatgttgaagcattcccaagtagggtcgtagctgtcggactcagagtcggagtctggctcggcggcgtagaagcatccacgtccgTCCTCCAGTagccgttgcctgagggaggtgatcgtgtatcgcccaggtcctaaacggcggaggcctcgtacctgagaGAAATCTGGAAGCCCGGACGTCTGTTGCCGTGCTCCATCgttgcgtgggaggaccattagtctctccacgtacgtttgg from Sorghum bicolor cultivar BTx623 chromosome 8, Sorghum_bicolor_NCBIv3, whole genome shotgun sequence encodes:
- the LOC110437593 gene encoding uncharacterized protein LOC110437593 yields the protein MGPGVSSRDLEACRMSNEAPADDEVAARVRAVVAGDFQPKHVDGFPMRPDKGSIDLGSIDVRCSKPPVKGDEVDRDKRRESAEKQRSAMDLKKKKEKKKNLKRQALETRRVKSRQRGEPEEESPDEYDGGDGDDNNDDSEGMASRLDRILERPPQTDVDASRTGAPKGGPSGSRDSQQRESSPRRSRADTPLEPTPSRAVPHPQSPPASKAGHRVKSLATGPLTRGRAVASSKGETDRGSTNPGAGQAGDAEPRLAPAREGPGASTRGGSRPAGRGTSRRVALPVG